The Verrucomicrobium spinosum DSM 4136 = JCM 18804 genome includes a region encoding these proteins:
- a CDS encoding succinylglutamate desuccinylase/aspartoacylase domain-containing protein: MSALKLATYEERYVSRLSKRTAAATPSFIPKLVCKPSRGQDTLKVGIFAGLHGDEQAGIDAAYELLRWAWNDPEELQDYELHLYPICNPSGHRLRTRHSWRDLDLNREFWSGSQEPEVVYLESELRREKYDAIIALHTDDEQDGVYGFVSGTILSEEVLQPALQAASQILPLNNHHLIDGFLAKSGIIKEGYQGVLSAPPEQRPKAMEIVFETPGHAPLEKQVAATVIAVKTILAEYRLLHAYAPNL, encoded by the coding sequence ATGTCCGCCCTGAAACTCGCCACCTACGAAGAACGCTACGTCAGCCGCCTGAGCAAACGCACAGCCGCGGCGACACCCTCCTTCATCCCCAAGCTGGTCTGCAAGCCCTCGCGCGGGCAGGACACGCTGAAGGTGGGCATCTTTGCCGGTCTTCATGGTGACGAGCAGGCAGGCATCGATGCCGCCTATGAACTCCTCCGCTGGGCGTGGAATGACCCGGAGGAGCTGCAGGACTACGAGTTGCACCTCTATCCCATCTGCAACCCCTCCGGCCACCGCCTGCGGACGCGCCACTCCTGGCGTGATCTGGACCTGAACCGTGAGTTCTGGAGCGGCTCCCAGGAGCCGGAGGTGGTGTACCTGGAAAGCGAACTGCGCCGTGAGAAGTACGACGCCATCATCGCCCTGCACACGGATGACGAGCAGGATGGTGTGTACGGCTTTGTGAGCGGCACGATCCTGAGTGAGGAGGTGCTCCAACCCGCGCTGCAGGCGGCGAGCCAGATCCTGCCGCTGAACAACCACCACCTCATTGACGGCTTCCTGGCGAAGTCCGGCATCATCAAGGAGGGGTACCAGGGTGTGCTCAGCGCGCCGCCGGAACAACGCCCGAAGGCGATGGAGATCGTCTTTGAAACCCCCGGTCACGCTCCGCTGGAGAAGCAGGTCGCGGCCACGGTCATCGCCGTCAAAACCATCCTCGCCGAATACCGCCTCCTGCACGCCTACGCTCCCAATCTCTAA
- the cysK gene encoding cysteine synthase A, whose protein sequence is MSFYPNIVETVGRTPLVKLNRIAAGLPATIALKGEFKNPLGSVKDRIGRAMIEAAELTGELKPGATIIEPTSGNTGIALAFVAAAKGYPIILTMPESMSLERRTLLALLGATLVLTPAKDGMKGAIRRAEELAAETPGSWVPQQFNNPANPEVHRRTTAEEIWADTDGEIDIFVAAVGTGGTLTGVGEVLKGRKPELRAIAVEPNDSPVISQTLRGEPVVPGPHKIQGTGAGFVPKNLNTSIIDEVVRVTNEDAIETARRLATEEGILVGISTGANVWAALQVAARPENRNKLIVTVGCSTGERYLSTALAEEARNKVAA, encoded by the coding sequence CACGATCGCGCTCAAAGGGGAGTTCAAGAATCCGCTGGGGAGCGTGAAGGACCGCATCGGCCGCGCCATGATCGAGGCGGCCGAGCTCACGGGCGAACTCAAGCCCGGAGCCACCATCATCGAGCCCACGTCCGGCAACACGGGGATCGCGCTGGCCTTTGTGGCGGCGGCGAAGGGCTACCCCATCATTTTGACCATGCCGGAAAGCATGAGCCTGGAGCGCCGCACGCTGCTGGCCCTGCTGGGAGCCACGCTGGTGCTGACGCCCGCGAAGGACGGCATGAAAGGAGCGATCCGCCGCGCTGAGGAGCTGGCGGCCGAGACACCCGGCTCCTGGGTGCCGCAGCAGTTCAACAACCCTGCCAACCCGGAAGTGCACCGCCGCACGACGGCCGAAGAGATCTGGGCCGACACCGACGGGGAGATCGACATCTTCGTGGCCGCCGTGGGCACGGGCGGCACGCTCACCGGTGTGGGTGAGGTGCTCAAGGGCCGCAAGCCCGAGCTCCGCGCCATCGCGGTGGAGCCGAATGACTCACCCGTTATTTCCCAGACCCTGAGGGGTGAGCCGGTGGTGCCGGGCCCGCACAAGATCCAGGGCACGGGGGCTGGCTTCGTGCCGAAGAATCTGAACACCAGCATCATCGATGAAGTGGTGCGCGTCACGAATGAGGACGCGATCGAAACCGCCCGCCGCCTCGCCACGGAGGAAGGCATCCTGGTGGGCATCTCCACCGGGGCCAATGTGTGGGCCGCGCTCCAGGTGGCCGCGAGGCCGGAGAACAGGAACAAGCTCATTGTGACGGTCGGGTGTAGCACCGGCGAACGCTACCTCTCCACCGCATTAGCCGAAGAAGCCAGAAACAAAGTTGCCGCATAA